One genomic segment of Rhizobium viscosum includes these proteins:
- a CDS encoding class I SAM-dependent DNA methyltransferase, producing MISQHMQNSNKQAAETIPDLYERHAKVWDTSRGKTLFERSWLDRFTALISQGGSILDIGCGSGEPISRYFIESGHAVTGIDSSPSLIDMCRTRFPNSDWHVADMRRLSLCRSFDGLIAWDSFFHLPFEDQRRMFPLFRTHSKPGAALMFTSGPAHGEAMGVFVGEPLYHGSLSPDEYRALLTEHDFTVVAHKAEDPACGNHTVWLAQYQ from the coding sequence ATGATCAGCCAGCATATGCAGAACAGCAACAAGCAGGCCGCCGAAACCATTCCCGATCTCTACGAGCGGCATGCCAAAGTCTGGGATACAAGCCGCGGCAAGACCCTTTTTGAACGGAGCTGGCTGGATCGCTTCACCGCACTGATCTCGCAGGGCGGGTCAATCCTCGATATCGGCTGCGGTTCCGGCGAACCTATCTCGCGTTATTTCATCGAAAGCGGCCACGCAGTGACGGGCATCGATTCCTCACCCAGCCTGATCGACATGTGCCGAACACGCTTTCCAAATTCCGACTGGCACGTCGCAGATATGCGCCGCCTGTCGCTCTGCAGAAGTTTCGATGGACTGATTGCCTGGGATAGTTTCTTCCATCTGCCCTTCGAGGACCAGCGGCGCATGTTTCCGCTGTTTCGCACGCATTCCAAGCCGGGGGCGGCGCTGATGTTCACCAGTGGCCCTGCACACGGCGAAGCTATGGGTGTCTTCGTCGGTGAGCCGCTTTATCACGGCAGCCTCAGCCCGGATGAATATCGCGCTTTGCTCACCGAACATGACTTTACAGTCGTCGCCCACAAGGCCGAAGACCCAGCCTGCGGCAACCACACGGTCTGGCTCGCCCAATACCAATAG
- a CDS encoding TetR/AcrR family transcriptional regulator: MSSADKEHNNTLPRPRRRLSREERHRQLLDVSWRLIREEGTDALTLGRLAEQAGVAKPVVYDHFGTRPGLLAELYREFDDRQTALMDTALRESGPALSDKAKVMAAAYIDCVLTQGREIPDVVAALASSPELEKIKHECQVVFMDQCRSVLTPFVGAGTIASASLWAMLGAAETLSYAAATGEITAMQAESELFEIILAMVARNVG; the protein is encoded by the coding sequence ATGTCAAGCGCCGACAAAGAACACAACAATACTCTTCCCCGCCCTCGTCGCCGACTCTCGAGAGAAGAACGGCATCGCCAGCTCCTGGATGTCTCGTGGCGGCTGATCAGAGAAGAAGGAACGGACGCGCTGACGCTGGGTCGCCTCGCCGAACAAGCCGGCGTGGCAAAGCCTGTCGTCTATGATCACTTCGGCACGCGGCCGGGATTGCTTGCGGAACTCTACCGCGAATTCGACGATCGTCAGACGGCGCTGATGGATACTGCGCTTCGCGAAAGCGGACCGGCGCTGAGCGACAAAGCCAAGGTCATGGCGGCCGCCTATATCGACTGCGTTCTCACGCAGGGGCGTGAAATTCCTGACGTCGTCGCCGCTTTGGCAAGTTCCCCGGAGTTGGAAAAGATCAAGCACGAGTGTCAGGTGGTTTTCATGGACCAATGCAGATCCGTGCTCACGCCCTTCGTTGGTGCAGGAACGATCGCCTCAGCCAGCCTTTGGGCCATGCTCGGCGCGGCCGAGACTCTCTCCTATGCCGCAGCAACAGGCGAGATTACTGCTATGCAAGCGGAAAGCGAGCTGTTCGAAATCATCCTGGCCATGGTCGCCAGAAACGTCGGTTGA
- the tilS gene encoding tRNA lysidine(34) synthetase TilS, with protein MFPEDPISPEAAIDRFLASLKTPARILVAISGGSDSSGLLLLLHEALKAAPDLSISLCASTVDHALRRESADEACRVATLCASMGIPHRTTVWQGKKPKTGMMAAAREARYGLLAEAAEGFDADLIVTGHTLDDQRETLHMRGMRTEQISTGIADAVLFDRHFWILRPLLFSTRADIRRFLTARGVAWIDDPSNEDVKYERVRTRRQLSAEGAAETDIFRAWEERLALSSDGAEWLHRHFRLHGGLLGQVMPGGLRQDRRILDYALGRLTAVFGGQPFVPGRKQMERLLAFTTGGKPGRMTVGRVVFDLRRDGLYLARESRGILPLVLRPGEAGVWDGRFEAKNRLAATIEITTQAGAVNEATMRKGSSAPDLGSPGSDDKQDTGDRSQGLPKAAWKRAAASGPAISAGQGLLLPESAQSVDLTPHFAAFDRFLTRFDFTFADRLSAVFSRAPYAEPPLRSIDGKTI; from the coding sequence TTGTTTCCGGAAGATCCGATTTCTCCCGAGGCGGCAATCGACCGTTTCCTCGCTTCGCTGAAGACGCCCGCGCGCATTCTTGTCGCGATCTCAGGCGGAAGCGATTCCAGTGGCCTGCTCCTGTTGCTCCATGAAGCGCTGAAGGCCGCACCAGATCTTTCCATTTCCCTTTGCGCCTCGACAGTCGACCATGCGCTACGCCGCGAATCCGCGGATGAGGCCTGCCGGGTCGCAACTCTTTGCGCATCAATGGGCATTCCGCACCGGACAACAGTCTGGCAGGGGAAAAAGCCGAAAACCGGTATGATGGCGGCTGCACGCGAGGCGCGTTACGGTCTTCTTGCCGAGGCGGCGGAAGGCTTCGACGCTGATCTCATCGTGACAGGACATACGCTGGACGATCAGCGCGAAACGCTGCACATGCGTGGAATGCGGACGGAGCAGATTTCGACCGGCATTGCGGATGCGGTGCTGTTCGACCGGCATTTCTGGATCCTGCGGCCGCTCCTTTTCTCCACTCGAGCAGATATCCGTCGCTTTCTGACCGCGCGCGGCGTGGCATGGATCGACGATCCCAGCAATGAAGATGTGAAATACGAGCGTGTGCGGACGCGCCGGCAGCTTTCCGCTGAGGGCGCTGCCGAGACGGATATTTTTCGTGCCTGGGAAGAACGGCTGGCTCTTTCTTCTGATGGAGCCGAATGGCTGCATCGCCATTTCAGGCTTCATGGCGGTTTGCTCGGGCAGGTGATGCCTGGCGGGTTGAGGCAGGATCGCAGAATTCTTGATTATGCGCTTGGCCGTCTGACGGCCGTTTTTGGTGGGCAGCCGTTTGTGCCGGGAAGGAAACAGATGGAGCGGCTTCTTGCATTTACCACAGGCGGCAAGCCGGGGCGAATGACTGTCGGCCGTGTGGTATTCGATCTGCGGCGTGACGGGCTTTATCTGGCACGTGAGAGCCGCGGAATCCTGCCTCTGGTGCTTCGGCCGGGGGAGGCAGGGGTTTGGGATGGAAGATTCGAAGCGAAAAACAGGTTGGCAGCGACCATAGAAATTACGACACAAGCCGGTGCGGTGAATGAGGCAACAATGCGTAAAGGGTCTTCCGCGCCCGACTTGGGCTCGCCGGGTTCCGATGACAAGCAAGACACGGGGGATCGGAGTCAGGGTCTTCCCAAGGCGGCGTGGAAACGGGCTGCTGCTTCTGGGCCGGCCATATCCGCAGGGCAAGGGCTCTTATTGCCGGAATCCGCCCAATCCGTCGATTTGACGCCCCATTTTGCGGCCTTCGACCGCTTTTTGACACGATTTGATTTCACTTTTGCAGACAGGCTTTCGGCAGTTTTCTCAAGGGCGCCCTATGCGGAGCCGCCTTTAAGAAGTATTGACGGAAAAACGATCTGA
- the glmM gene encoding phosphoglucosamine mutase, which yields MKRRYFGTDGIRGEANIFPMTPDLAMRVGIAAGTIFRNGAHRHRVVIGKDTRLSGYMLENALVAGFTAAGLDVFLLGPIPTPAVAMLTRSLRCDIGVMISASHNPFQDNGIKLFGPDGYKLSDDIEAQIEDLLDKDLSGQLAKAEEIGRAKRVDGDIYRYLEHVKRTLPRDVTLQGLRVAVDCANGAAYKVAPAVLWELGADVVTIGNDPNGTNINLNCGSTSPVALQKKVDEVRADIGIALDGDADRVIIVDENGSIVDGDQLMAVIAESWAESQQLRGNGIVATVMSNLGLERFLDDKGLGLARTKVGDRYVVEHMRQNNYNVGGEQSGHIVLSDYGTTGDGLVAALQILAAVKRTGKTVSEVCRRFEPVPQLLRNVRITGGKPLEDLQVVKAIADAEAELSKNGRLVIRPSGTEPLIRVMAEGDDRAQIERIVNDLIGTISSVRSAA from the coding sequence ATGAAGAGACGCTATTTTGGGACGGACGGCATCCGAGGCGAAGCCAATATCTTCCCCATGACGCCGGATCTTGCGATGCGGGTCGGCATCGCCGCGGGAACGATTTTTCGCAACGGCGCCCACCGTCATCGTGTGGTGATCGGCAAGGACACGCGCCTGTCGGGATACATGCTGGAGAATGCCCTCGTGGCCGGCTTCACCGCGGCGGGACTGGACGTGTTCCTGCTCGGTCCTATTCCGACGCCAGCAGTTGCAATGCTGACGCGTTCGCTGCGATGCGATATCGGGGTGATGATTTCGGCCTCGCACAATCCGTTCCAAGATAACGGTATCAAGCTTTTCGGTCCTGATGGTTACAAGCTCTCCGATGATATCGAAGCGCAGATCGAGGATCTGCTGGACAAGGATCTATCGGGACAGCTTGCCAAGGCTGAGGAGATCGGCCGGGCCAAGCGCGTCGATGGCGATATCTACCGCTATCTCGAGCACGTCAAACGCACCTTGCCGCGCGACGTGACCTTGCAGGGCCTGCGCGTCGCGGTCGACTGCGCCAACGGTGCGGCCTACAAGGTGGCGCCTGCCGTGCTCTGGGAGCTCGGCGCCGACGTGGTGACGATCGGCAACGATCCGAATGGCACCAACATCAACCTGAATTGCGGCTCTACCAGCCCTGTCGCCTTGCAGAAGAAGGTTGACGAAGTGCGCGCCGATATCGGCATTGCGCTCGATGGCGATGCCGACCGCGTCATCATCGTCGATGAAAACGGCTCGATCGTCGATGGCGATCAGCTGATGGCCGTCATCGCCGAAAGCTGGGCCGAAAGCCAGCAGCTGCGCGGCAACGGTATCGTTGCGACCGTCATGTCCAATCTTGGCCTCGAGCGTTTCCTCGATGACAAGGGGCTCGGCCTTGCCCGCACGAAGGTCGGCGACCGTTACGTCGTCGAGCACATGCGCCAGAATAACTACAATGTTGGCGGCGAGCAGTCCGGTCATATCGTGCTTTCTGACTATGGCACGACCGGCGACGGTTTGGTTGCCGCGCTGCAGATCCTTGCCGCCGTCAAGCGCACGGGCAAGACAGTCAGCGAAGTCTGCCGCCGGTTCGAGCCGGTGCCGCAGCTTCTGCGCAATGTCCGCATTACCGGTGGAAAGCCGCTGGAGGATCTGCAGGTGGTCAAAGCGATTGCCGATGCCGAGGCCGAGCTTTCCAAGAACGGCCGTCTCGTCATCCGCCCGTCCGGCACCGAGCCGCTGATCCGCGTGATGGCGGAAGGCGACGACCGGGCGCAGATCGAGCGTATCGTCAACGATCTGATCGGCACGATTTCGAGCGTGCGCAGCGCCGCCTGA
- the ybgF gene encoding tol-pal system protein YbgF — MKKLVVAGMLCLAAVTGSERAAYSASFLGLHFGGQPAQQSQAAAPVVNVQASGAEVRIQQMEDQMRQLNGRIEEMSYQLLQMQETIRKQQEDNEFRFQQLEKTGGGASGGGAAKTPVKKSEADVAPSASGGGDDIAKVIQAPQGAETAPSTDLPANGGLGQPPRELGSMDFDQNGNPVGNTMNQNATVGSAPLPDAAAPQQTASLGSESDQYKAAYGHVLSGDYATAEQEFTQYISRYPNSSRAPDANFWLGEALYSQGKFNESAKTFLNAHQKYGTSEKAPEMLLKLGMSLAALDNTDTACATLREVSKRYPKASRAVINKVASEQKRLAC; from the coding sequence ATGAAGAAACTAGTCGTGGCAGGCATGCTGTGCCTTGCGGCCGTGACCGGGAGCGAGCGAGCGGCTTATTCCGCGTCGTTCTTGGGCTTGCATTTCGGCGGCCAACCCGCGCAGCAGAGCCAAGCCGCAGCGCCGGTCGTCAATGTGCAGGCGAGCGGGGCTGAAGTCCGCATCCAGCAGATGGAAGACCAGATGCGGCAGTTGAACGGCCGTATCGAGGAGATGAGCTATCAACTCCTCCAGATGCAGGAAACGATCCGCAAGCAGCAGGAAGACAATGAATTCCGCTTCCAGCAACTCGAAAAGACGGGCGGCGGTGCAAGTGGTGGCGGTGCTGCCAAGACGCCGGTGAAGAAGAGCGAAGCTGATGTCGCTCCATCGGCATCAGGCGGCGGCGACGATATCGCCAAGGTCATTCAAGCCCCGCAGGGAGCCGAAACGGCTCCCTCCACCGACTTGCCGGCCAATGGAGGCCTCGGACAGCCGCCGCGCGAGCTCGGCTCCATGGATTTCGACCAGAACGGCAATCCCGTTGGCAATACCATGAACCAGAATGCGACGGTCGGTTCCGCGCCGCTGCCGGATGCGGCGGCGCCGCAGCAGACCGCCTCGCTCGGCAGCGAGTCCGACCAGTACAAGGCGGCCTATGGCCATGTGCTTTCCGGGGACTACGCTACGGCGGAGCAGGAATTCACGCAGTACATTTCCCGTTATCCGAACAGCTCGCGTGCTCCGGATGCAAATTTCTGGCTCGGCGAAGCGCTTTATTCGCAGGGCAAGTTCAACGAATCGGCCAAGACTTTCCTGAACGCCCATCAAAAATACGGCACGTCTGAAAAGGCGCCCGAGATGCTGCTGAAGCTCGGCATGTCGCTTGCCGCACTCGACAATACCGATACTGCCTGCGCGACGCTGCGCGAAGTCAGCAAGCGGTATCCAAAAGCCTCCCGTGCCGTCATAAACAAGGTCGCGAGCGAACAGAAGCGTCTCGCCTGCTAG
- a CDS encoding outer membrane protein, with protein sequence MKRTLSGIFAALLIASNAYSADLAPVEPIPEQPPEVAVSESTGWYLRGDVGYAFTDLRGAKFFQGSNALEADFDDADLEDAWTVGGGVGYQINSYLRTDLTFDYLTKSDFRGSTAGGGADFGACVIACTSRDVSSMTAYTLLANAYVDLGTYAYFTPYVGAGIGGSYVKWKDLHNVACADDGSGCDDEVVHGGRGSWRFSYALMAGASIDVTCNVKADVGYRYLHIDGGSMFGYNENGGPGRDRGVNVHEARVGARYLFGGCAQPVAYEPPAIPLQQPVYK encoded by the coding sequence ATGAAACGAACTTTGTCCGGTATCTTCGCCGCGCTGTTGATCGCGTCGAATGCCTATTCTGCCGATCTTGCTCCGGTCGAACCCATTCCGGAACAGCCGCCGGAAGTCGCCGTCAGTGAAAGCACCGGCTGGTATCTGCGCGGTGATGTTGGCTACGCCTTCACCGATCTGCGCGGCGCGAAGTTCTTCCAGGGCAGCAACGCTCTCGAAGCCGATTTCGACGATGCGGACCTTGAAGATGCGTGGACGGTCGGCGGTGGTGTCGGTTACCAGATCAACAGCTATCTGCGCACCGACCTGACCTTCGACTATCTCACCAAGTCTGACTTCCGTGGTTCGACGGCCGGCGGCGGCGCCGACTTTGGGGCGTGTGTGATCGCATGTACGTCGAGAGACGTATCGTCGATGACGGCCTACACGCTGCTCGCCAACGCCTATGTCGATCTCGGCACCTACGCCTACTTCACGCCTTATGTCGGCGCCGGTATCGGTGGTTCCTACGTCAAGTGGAAGGATCTCCACAACGTCGCCTGCGCCGATGACGGCAGCGGGTGCGACGACGAAGTCGTCCATGGCGGCCGCGGCAGCTGGCGCTTCAGCTACGCCCTCATGGCCGGCGCCTCGATCGACGTGACCTGCAACGTTAAGGCCGATGTCGGCTACCGCTACCTGCATATCGATGGCGGCAGCATGTTCGGTTACAACGAAAACGGCGGCCCGGGCCGCGACCGCGGCGTCAATGTCCATGAAGCCCGTGTCGGCGCCCGTTACCTCTTCGGGGGCTGCGCTCAGCCCGTGGCCTACGAACCGCCGGCAATTCCGCTGCAGCAGCCGGTCTACAAGTAG
- the ftsH gene encoding ATP-dependent zinc metalloprotease FtsH — MNPNLRNFALWAIIALLLIALFSMFQTAPAQTGSREIPYSQFLREVDAGRVKDVVVTGNRLTGTYLENNNTFQTYSPVIDDSLLDRLQSKNVAVTARPETDGSSGFLSYLGTLLPMLLILGVWLFFMRQMQGGSRGAMGFGKSKAKLLTEAHGRVTFDDVAGVDEAKQDLEEIVEFLRDPQKFQRLGGKIPRGVLLVGPPGTGKTLLARSVAGEANVPFFTISGSDFVEMFVGVGASRVRDMFEQAKKNAPCIIFIDEIDAVGRHRGAGLGGGNDEREQTLNQLLVEMDGFEANEGIILIAATNRPDVLDPALLRPGRFDRQVVVPNPDIVGRERILKVHARNVPLAPNVDLKVLARGTPGFSGADLMNLVNEAALMAARRNKRVVTMQEFEDAKDKIMMGAERRSSAMTEAEKKLTAYHEAGHAITALNVAVADPLHKATIIPRGRALGMVMQLPEGDRYSMSYKWMISRLCIMMGGRVAEELTFGKENITSGASSDIEQATKLARAMVTQWGFSDELGQVAYGENQQEVFLGHSVSQSKNVSEATAQKIDNEVRRLIDEAYTQARTILTEKHDEFVALAEGLLEYETLTGEEIKALIRGEKPARDLGDDSPPSRGSAVPKAGARPASKGDEPEGGLEPQPH; from the coding sequence ATGAACCCTAACTTACGTAATTTCGCCTTGTGGGCGATCATAGCGCTTCTGCTGATCGCCCTCTTCAGTATGTTCCAGACGGCTCCGGCGCAGACGGGTTCGCGTGAAATCCCTTATTCGCAGTTCCTGCGTGAGGTCGATGCGGGCCGCGTGAAGGATGTCGTGGTCACCGGTAACAGGCTGACCGGAACATATCTGGAGAATAACAATACCTTCCAGACCTATTCGCCTGTGATCGACGATAGTCTGCTGGATCGCCTGCAATCCAAGAATGTCGCTGTCACTGCGCGCCCGGAAACCGATGGTTCCTCCGGCTTTCTGAGCTATCTCGGAACGTTGCTGCCGATGCTCCTGATCCTCGGCGTCTGGCTGTTCTTCATGCGGCAGATGCAGGGCGGTTCGCGCGGCGCGATGGGCTTCGGCAAGTCCAAGGCCAAGCTTCTGACCGAGGCGCATGGTCGCGTGACCTTCGATGACGTTGCCGGCGTTGATGAAGCCAAGCAAGACCTGGAAGAGATCGTTGAATTCCTGCGCGACCCGCAGAAGTTCCAGCGCCTCGGCGGCAAGATCCCGCGCGGCGTGCTGCTTGTCGGCCCTCCGGGTACCGGTAAGACGCTGCTCGCCCGCTCTGTTGCCGGCGAAGCCAACGTGCCGTTCTTCACCATTTCCGGTTCGGATTTCGTCGAAATGTTCGTCGGTGTCGGTGCAAGCCGCGTCCGCGACATGTTCGAGCAGGCAAAGAAGAATGCACCCTGCATCATCTTCATCGACGAAATCGACGCCGTCGGTCGCCATCGCGGCGCCGGTCTCGGCGGCGGTAACGATGAACGCGAACAGACGCTGAACCAGCTCCTCGTCGAGATGGACGGCTTCGAAGCCAATGAAGGCATCATCCTGATCGCCGCGACCAACCGTCCCGACGTTCTTGATCCGGCGCTCTTGCGTCCGGGCCGTTTCGACCGCCAGGTCGTCGTTCCGAACCCTGACATCGTCGGCCGTGAGCGCATCCTGAAGGTTCATGCCCGCAACGTTCCGCTGGCACCGAATGTCGATCTCAAGGTTCTGGCTCGCGGTACGCCCGGCTTCTCCGGTGCCGACCTGATGAACCTCGTCAACGAAGCTGCCCTCATGGCCGCCCGCCGCAACAAGCGTGTCGTGACCATGCAGGAATTCGAAGACGCCAAGGACAAGATCATGATGGGTGCCGAGCGCCGCTCTTCGGCCATGACCGAAGCGGAAAAGAAGCTCACCGCCTATCACGAGGCCGGTCATGCCATCACCGCACTGAATGTTGCCGTCGCCGATCCGCTGCACAAGGCAACGATCATTCCGCGCGGCCGTGCACTCGGCATGGTCATGCAGCTTCCTGAGGGCGACCGCTACTCGATGAGCTACAAGTGGATGATCTCGCGCCTCTGCATCATGATGGGCGGCCGCGTTGCCGAAGAACTGACCTTCGGCAAGGAGAACATCACCTCGGGTGCTTCCTCCGACATCGAGCAGGCCACCAAGCTTGCCCGTGCGATGGTCACCCAGTGGGGCTTCTCCGACGAGCTTGGTCAGGTCGCCTATGGCGAGAACCAGCAGGAGGTCTTCCTCGGTCATTCGGTTTCGCAGTCGAAGAACGTCTCCGAAGCGACCGCGCAGAAGATCGACAACGAAGTGCGCCGCCTGATCGATGAGGCCTATACGCAGGCTCGCACGATCCTGACGGAAAAGCATGACGAGTTCGTCGCTCTCGCCGAAGGGCTGCTCGAATACGAGACGCTCACCGGCGAAGAGATCAAGGCTCTGATCCGTGGCGAAAAGCCTGCGCGCGATCTTGGCGATGATTCGCCTCCGAGCCGCGGCTCGGCCGTGCCGAAGGCCGGTGCGCGCCCGGCTTCCAAGGGTGATGAACCCGAGGGTGGGCTGGAACCGCAGCCCCACTGA
- a CDS encoding NAD(P)H-dependent oxidoreductase, with the protein MHALIVFTHPDSGSLSHAVAAGIAEGIATLDAGNSFEIADLTEEAFDPRFNEADIAAHRRKADAPADVVAEQARIDRADALILVYPVYWWSMPALMKGWIDRVFANGWAYDDMPGSKVVKKLHHLRVHLVGIGGADAGTYERHGYFNAMRTQIDHGIFDYCGAPVATSELLLDSDAGNGAAHIEMARRIGSDIFNARDRAASGAA; encoded by the coding sequence ATGCATGCACTCATCGTTTTCACTCATCCCGATTCCGGTTCTCTCAGTCACGCCGTTGCCGCGGGGATTGCCGAAGGCATAGCGACACTCGATGCCGGTAACTCTTTCGAAATCGCAGACCTGACGGAAGAGGCTTTCGATCCGAGATTCAACGAAGCCGATATTGCGGCGCATCGCCGGAAAGCCGATGCGCCTGCCGATGTCGTCGCCGAGCAGGCGAGGATCGACCGCGCCGACGCGCTCATCCTGGTCTATCCTGTCTATTGGTGGTCCATGCCGGCCTTGATGAAGGGCTGGATCGATCGTGTCTTTGCCAATGGCTGGGCCTATGACGACATGCCCGGCAGCAAGGTTGTGAAGAAGCTCCATCATCTGCGAGTGCATCTCGTCGGAATCGGCGGCGCGGATGCCGGCACCTATGAACGGCACGGTTATTTCAACGCTATGAGAACGCAAATAGACCATGGCATTTTCGACTATTGTGGTGCTCCTGTAGCGACGTCAGAACTGCTTCTCGACTCGGATGCAGGAAATGGCGCCGCGCATATTGAGATGGCGCGCCGCATTGGCAGCG